A stretch of Primulina tabacum isolate GXHZ01 chromosome 13, ASM2559414v2, whole genome shotgun sequence DNA encodes these proteins:
- the LOC142522669 gene encoding protein-tyrosine-phosphatase IBR5-like isoform X1, producing the protein MRKRERENPCGVCGHYHKYEEGEVCGICGHRTASASDKSAASPVHVSAFPSEILPEFLYLGSYDNAARAELLKTQGISRVLNTVPDCQNLYKNSFTYHCLQDNQKLPFDDAIQFLEQCEKDRARVLVHCMSGKNRSPAIVIAFLMKSKGWKLGQSYQWVKERRPSVELNQAMYQQLQEYELKIFGSLENSSNAMPSLSFGFARPHDPPVAAITTFNNIGGTSIFSRPPFDTPSQEFTFGAGQAQTSISNDNTLSTNTNTPAVNDITMGGS; encoded by the exons ATGAGGAAGAGGGAGAGAGAGAATCCGTGTGGGGTTTGCGGTCATTACCACAAGTACGAGGAGGGGGAGGTATGTGGCATATGCGGCCACCGTACGGCCTCCGCATCCGATAAATCCGCTGCATCTCCCGTCCATGTCAGCGCCTTCCCATCGGAGATCTTGCCCGAGTTCCTCTACTTGGGCAGCTACGACAATGCTGCTCGCGCCGAACTTCTCAAAACTCAGGGCATCTCCCGTGTTCTTAAT ACTGTGCCTGATTGTCAAAATTTGTACAAGAATTCTTTTACCTATCACTGCCTCCAAGACAATCAAAAGTTGCCATTTGATGATGCGATTCAGTTTTTAG AACAATGTGAAAAGGATAGGGCTCGGGTTCTTGTACACTGCATGTCAGGGAAAAACAG GTCTCCAGCTATAGTAATTGCTTTCTTGATGAAAAGCAAAGGTTGGAAACTTGGCCAGAGTTACCAGTGGGTGAAAGAGCGTAGACCTTCAGTGGAACTGAATCAAG CGATGTATCAGCAATTACAGGAGTACGAGCTCAAGATTTTTGGTTCGTTAGAGAACAGCAGCAATGCCATGCCAAGCTTAAGCTTTGGCTTTGCAAGGCCTCATGATCCGCCAGTTGCAGCAATTACAACTTTCAATAACATTGGCGGGACTTCAATTTTTTCTCGTCCCCCTTTTGACACCCCTTCTCAAGAATTTACCTTTGGAGCGGGGCAGGCTCAGACAAGCATTTCAAACGACAATACATTGAGCACCAACACAAATACACCTGCTGTCAATGATATAACAATGGGCGGTTCTTGA
- the LOC142522669 gene encoding protein-tyrosine-phosphatase IBR5-like isoform X2: MRKRERENPCGVCGHYHKYEEGEVCGICGHRTASASDKSAASPVHVSAFPSEILPEFLYLGSYDNAARAELLKTQGISRVLNTVPDCQNLYKNSFTYHCLQDNQKLPFDDAIQFLEQCEKDRARVLVHCMSGKNRSPAIVIAFLMKSKGWKLGQSYQWVKERRPSVELNQAITGVRAQDFWFVREQQQCHAKLKLWLCKAS, from the exons ATGAGGAAGAGGGAGAGAGAGAATCCGTGTGGGGTTTGCGGTCATTACCACAAGTACGAGGAGGGGGAGGTATGTGGCATATGCGGCCACCGTACGGCCTCCGCATCCGATAAATCCGCTGCATCTCCCGTCCATGTCAGCGCCTTCCCATCGGAGATCTTGCCCGAGTTCCTCTACTTGGGCAGCTACGACAATGCTGCTCGCGCCGAACTTCTCAAAACTCAGGGCATCTCCCGTGTTCTTAAT ACTGTGCCTGATTGTCAAAATTTGTACAAGAATTCTTTTACCTATCACTGCCTCCAAGACAATCAAAAGTTGCCATTTGATGATGCGATTCAGTTTTTAG AACAATGTGAAAAGGATAGGGCTCGGGTTCTTGTACACTGCATGTCAGGGAAAAACAG GTCTCCAGCTATAGTAATTGCTTTCTTGATGAAAAGCAAAGGTTGGAAACTTGGCCAGAGTTACCAGTGGGTGAAAGAGCGTAGACCTTCAGTGGAACTGAATCAAG CAATTACAGGAGTACGAGCTCAAGATTTTTGGTTCGTTAGAGAACAGCAGCAATGCCATGCCAAGCTTAAGCTTTGGCTTTGCAAGGCCTCATGA